The following nucleotide sequence is from Vibrio fluvialis.
AAGCGAACGTAACTAAACCAGTGGTTTCTTACATCGCAGGTGTAACTGCTCCTCCAGGTAAACGCATGGGCCACGCTGGCGCAATCATTTCTGGCGGTAAAGGTACAGCAGATGAGAAATTTGCTGCGCTGGAATCAGCTGGCGTGAAAACTGTAAAAAGTCTGGCAGACATCGGCAAAGCACTGCGTGAAGTGACGGGCTGGTAAGTAAGACTGCTTGATAGAAAAACCCGGGCTTAACCCGGGTTTTTTATTGTCTGCGAATCAGCAGAAATGACGGTTAAGTGCGTTTAAAGAAGTGACTGAGCATAAACATCGCTGTAGCGCTGACGACAACCGAAGGCCCGGCCGGAGTGTCGAATTGCCAAGACAGCGTCAGGCCTGACAGCACACAGAAAATACCGATGCTGGAAGCAAACAGCGCCATTTGTTCTGGCGTCCTGGCTAAACGGCGAGCGGTTGCTGCCGGGATAATCATCAGCGAAGTCATGATCAGTGCTCCGACAAATTTCATGCCTACGGCAATCACCAAACCGATCAGCAGCATCAAAATCAGACGCATTAAATCCGTATTGATGCCTTCCACTTGTGCCAACTCTTCGTTAACACTGGTCGAAAGTAAAGGGCGCCAAAAAAGATAGACGGCGATACCGACAGCGATAACCCCACTCCAGATAAAGATTAAATCGCTAGGGCTCACCGCCAGTAAGTCACCAAACAAGTAGCTCATCAGGTCGATACGGACATTGTCGAGAAAACTCACCGCAATCAGGCCGAGAGATAACGAACTGTGGGCCAGAATACCCAGCAGAGTGTCGGTTGCCACCAGTTGTTGGCGCTGCATTGTGACCAGAATGACAGCCAAGCCCAAACAGCAGACCAGCATTGCCAGATAAAGGTTAATGTCGAGCAGAAAGCCCAATGCCAATCCTAAAAGAGAAGCGTGAGCTAGCGTGTCGCCAAAATAGGCCATACGACGCCAGACGACAAACGAACCCAGTGGCCCTGCAATTAAGGCAATACCGATGCCAGCCAGCACCGAAGGAAGCAAAAACTCAATCATGTTGATGGTGACCATGTGAATGATGGGAACATTGTTGCGCGTCACCTTTGACTGGTTGACCCGCAAGATCATGATGATGGTGATCGTGATGATGATGATAAAACGCCAGCGTCTCTCGACTACGATGACCAAACAGGGCGATGTAACTTGGGTGCTGCGTAATATCGGCGGGCGCGCCTGAACAGCAAATATGGTGATGCAGACAGATAACATCGTCTGTTTTTGCCATCACCAGGTGCAAATCGTGCGACACCATGAAGACCGCGCAACCAAAACGCAGACGAATGGTGTTGATTAAATCGTACAGGTCGATTTGACCCTGCACATCCACGCCTTGCGCGGGTTCGTCGAGCACCAGCAGATCAGGGCGTTGTAACAGTGCGCGCGCAATAAGAATGCGTTGGTTTTCACCACCCGATAACTTGTGCATGTCGAAGTTGAGCAGATGTTCAGCACCAACCAGACGCAGGGCATCGTTAAGTTCCTGCTTGCTGTATTTGCCGGCAAGCTGCAAAAAACGTTTTACCGTCAGCGGTAAAGTATCGTTAAGCTTGAGCTTCTGCGGCACGTAACCAATTTTGAGATTTTTCGCACGGGTAATCGTGCCGGAATCCTGACTATGCAGACCCAGTAATACACGAACCAGCGTAGACTTACCCGCTCCATTGGGGCCAATCAGCGTTGTTATCTTGCCTCGATCAATCGACAAGCTGACATTATCCAGAACTCTGCGTTGATCAAACTCAACACAGATATCTTGCAATTCAATAAGCGGTGACATGAAAGGAACTCATTTGCATTTTAGTAATGTTATAATGTAACATTTCGGAACGATGAACGCTACAGCTTGAGAAAACTCCATCATGCTAACCAGATTTGCTTTACTAACTGTACTTGTCACCGCGTCATGCTCGGCCTGGGCAAGTGATATTCTCACGAGCATAAAACCAATTCAGATGATTACCCATGAGTTAACGGCAGAAGTGTCTGAGCCTGATGTGTTGTTGTCTGCGAATGCTTCGCCGCATGATTATGCGCTTCGCCCATCAGATGTAAAGCGTATTCATCAGGCTTCGCTGGTTATCTGGTTTGGCCCGGACTTAGAGCCTTTTCTGGAAAAAGTGTTGAGTAGTCATCCAAACGTGCTGACCTTAAGCAGTATTCCGGATCTCAATCTGCGCGCCTACAGTGCAGAAGAACTCGAACATGGGCACGATGATGGCCACCATCATCATGGCACACATGATCCGCACTTCTGGCTGGGGATTGAACAAGCTAAACAGGTGGCGGCCGCGATCGCGCAGCGTCTGAGTGAAACGGATCCAGAACATGCCAAGCAATATGCGAGCAACTTAGAGCGCTTTCTTCAGCAAGCAGATGAAACCGACAGCGCGATACGTACTCAACTTGCTGACGTTAAGTCGGTGCCGTACTACGTATTTCACGATGCGTATGACTATTTCGAGCAACGTTATGGCCTGAATAATTTGGGCCACTTTACCGTTAGCCCGGATCGCAAACCGGGTGCTAAAACACTGATAGCGATCCGCAAATCTCTGGCTGAGAATCAGGCAAAATGTGTCTTCTCTGAACCTCAGTTTCAACCTGCTGTGATTGAAACGGTTGTGCGAGGCAGTCACGCGCACATCGGTGTGCTGGATCCGCTCGGCACTCAAGTTCCGGTGAAAGCCGGAAGCTATTTTGCGTTCCTGCACCAACTGAGTGACAGTTACGCTCAATGCTTGTCACAGTAGAGGATAGAAGAAAGGTTTTTTTGTGATCTGTTCCTGTGATCCAAGCTAGAAAAACCAAGATTTAATGAATACGAAAGTACACATGCGGCGCTGAAAGGCTAGAATACGCTATAATTAGCGCCGCAAATTAACTATTCAATAATAAGGCGTCAGGCATTTCTTTTTGTTGCTGAAGGAACCGCTTTGTCCCGATTATTGCTCCTCCTGAGCCTGCTGTCAGCGCTCTTCACATTCGCTATCAATGCGCAGGATAAAAGCCCATCTATCTTTTATCCGTTGCCGACGTTGTCGCAAGGCAAGGTGTTTATTGCTCAGGATCTGTTCCTGGGTGATGAGGGTGGAATCTGGATTCACGACGTGCACGGCCGGGTTGTCTTCTATGACGGCCAGAATGTACTGCCACGTCGAGGTTCTCTGCTTGCCGGTAATCCACAACAACTCGCCTATGCGCAGAATGCATTTTGGACGTTCATGGATAATGAACTCTATCGCACCGTCCCTCCTGGTGAACCCGAATTGGTATTCAGCCTCACGCCGGGGATAACAATCGAAAAGATTGGGGCATCGGCAGGCTACATCTGGCTCACGGACGAAACCCATTTCTACACTTACCACATCGCAACCGGGGAATTTCAAACCTATTCTCTGATGACGCTTTTTCAGCTCAATCAGGCCAGTAAAGTGGTCGTGAATGATGCGCAGATGATTTACACCAAATGGGTACTGGCGACCAATGCCGGGGTTTATCTTTCCAATGGGCAAAGTTTTTCCCATGTTCAACGTTCGGGAAAAGATTATGTCGAGACTATGTTTATGTCTCGCCGGCGTGATCAGCTTGTTGTCGGAACCGACGATGGCGCATTGCTAATCGATATTAATCATCCGGAACAAGAGCCGCAAAAAGTCGGGAATGCTCCGGTATTTTCTATCGTTGAAACTGAGAGTGAATATTGGATTGGCACCGACAACGGTCTCTTGGTCCACTCCGTTGAAACGGGCAACACAGTTAAATTGGAAGGCAACAATGCAGACGACTACGGCTTATCGAGCGGGCGAATTTACTCGTTAGTCAACGACAAGCAAGGGGGGATCTGGATTGCGACGGATAAAGGCATCCGCTATTTCTCTCGTTTTAGTCAGAAATTTACCCGTGTTTTGAATCGTGATATTGATGCGCCGAGTTTGGAAACAGAGATAAAGCATCTGTTTTCGATCAATCAGGGGCGGCAGTTTTTGATGAGTCGTTCAGATGGCCTGTATCTGATTCACTTCCTCAAAGGGTTTCGCAAGCAGAGAATATACCCGGATGGTGTCAATGACTTGGTCCAAACGGGGGAACAATTGTGGTTGGCGACCAATCAAGGACTTTACTCATACATCCTCAATCGGTCGGAAGGGGCGGTTGCCGTTAATTCAAATGACCTGTTGCGTAAACCTATTCAGCATCTGGAACTCGATAGCAACAGTGTCCTTTGGGGAAGCAGCGACAGCTCGCTGTGGTCGTTGAATTTGAAGAGTGGAGAAGTGACCGATTATGGCTCAGACTGGATGTCCGCAGCAGCCAAAACGTCCAAGGTAACCGCGTTGAAGGCGACGAAAAGCTCAGGCTTACTCATCGGCACGGATCACGGCATTTATACGCTGGCAAACCAGCAAATCAGCTATGACAAAGCGAGTGCGGCTTACGGCGCCAATATCGACATCGAAGAGAGCGCGAGTGGGGAGGTGTGGTTTATCAGCACTTACGGCGCGTTTCGACGTCATTTCCTTCATCCGGAGACGGGTATTGAACCGCTGCCGCTGATTGATGACAACATCCGTCTGAAATGTATTCTTAAAACCAGTGAAGGCATGTGGTTAGGCTCGTCCAAAGGGATTACGCTTTACGACCCCAATGGGGCGATCAAAAAACATTTCGGGACACCTTATGGGTTGGTGAGCAATGAGCTGCGTACCGGGGTGTGCACTTCCGGCCGTTCATCAGTCAGTGAAACGTTACTGTTTTCATCGACGCTTGGTTTAGTCAAGGCCTCTGCCAAAGAGCTAGCCGAGTCGACGCTGCCACCATCGCCGCTTATTTTCAGTCAGATCAGTGTCGACTATCGTCCATTGCGGGTGGGAAGCCGCAACGCCGAACAAATCGCGTTGACTTATGGCAGTCCGGTCAGTTTTCAGTTTGGTGCTTTGCCTGAGGCGCGCAGTCAAATGCTGGAGTTTCGCCTGAACAATGAGCAGTGGCAGCCTTTAGAAGGTACACAGTTGGCACTCGATCAACTGATGCCTGGTGAGTACCTGTTATCCATACGCAGTGCGAACGCCTATCTTATGCCGCCTCAGAGCGACAGCCTTTCGTTCACAGTACTTAAACCTTGGTACCTGTCGAATCTTGCTATTACCATTTATGCAGTGGGCTTTATTGCGATCGTGATTCTGTTCAGCTGGTGGCGTTCACGTATCATTTCGTCCATGAACCGGGAGCTAAAAGAGCAGGTGGTGCTGAAAACCAACCAAATGCGTCACCAAAGCAAAGCGGTATTAAGCAACAATCAGCAGCTGCGCAAGCAGATCCAAGTTCGCCATTTATGGCTGGAGAAATTGCTGCGTGGAATGAAGCCTTCGTTAATGGCATTGATTCGTCAGGCGCAATCTGGTCAGGTGCAGGAACTTAAGCTGACTGCAGAGACGTTGCTGGCTGATTTTGAGCAGCTGCATGTGTTGGGTAAAGATGACCATCCTCAATTGGCGCAACACGACATGCTGGATGTGATTGACACGGTGTTGGCCGGATGGGTGACTGAGTTTGCCGCGGCGGGTATTAAAGTTGAACGCCACTGCACAGAAGCTCTTCCCGCTGCCGCGCTCAAGCATTGGGGCGTGGACATTATATTCAACACGCTTTTTGCTCATGCCATTAAGCGCTTGTATCGCAATCAGACTCTGACAATTCAATGCCGAGTCAGAGAGCAACGCATCGTTATCGCTTTGATTGATTGCGGTGACGCTGGCGCTGATTTGTCATCTCTCATGGTGGCATCTGGCGACAACCAGACGGTCTCTCTGAATCAGTTGGTAGAAGTCTCCGGAGGGGAGTTGGTGGTCTTTTCTTCTTCTGAACGCAATCTGGTGGAATTATCCTGGCCTCAGGCTTGTGATGAAGAACAAACCGAGCAGAGTGCGCTCAGTGCAGTGACAAGTTCAGACTTGGAAGACAAACAGTGGCTGGCTAAAGTCGACATGTTGATCGCGAAGCATTATGCCGATGCTGAATTTAGTACCTCCGAAGCCGCCAAGCAGTTGTTTGTCTCAGAACGCAGCTTACAGCGCCGCTTTAAAACCGTGACAGACAAAACTTTTAAGGAATACCTGACAGAATATCGCTTGGAGAGAGCCTGTCAGTTTCTGTTGGAGGGCGCGAAAGTATCGCAAGTGGCTTTTGACTGTGGATTCAATGACCCTTCCTATTTCAGCCAGCGTTTTAAACATCATTTTGGTTTATCGCCGACGCAGTTTATTGAGGATAAAGAGCTGGTTTGAGACTAGCTTCTACTCACCTTCCTGATAAAGGCTATCCGTTACTGGAGCGGTAAACGGGTAGCTCAAGCTGTTCCTAACCGCATTTCCCTCAACGACGATTCTTAGTTACGCTCAAACACACGTGAACAGAGACAGTTTGTGTACGAAGGTTCAGGGTATCCAGATGTTGCACATTGGGTATTGCGGGAGTGAGAAAGTCTTGAACTGACGGGGTGAAAAGATAAGAAAAAAAATGTCGTGGTATAGCCGGGGGGACTATACCACGGGTGTCAACGACACCTTCGCTTGCTGCCGGAGTGATATGGTCTAAGCCATATCACCTCTGGAATTTCTATCTCAGGGACAATTCCCTGTCGACGAGAGTCACTATAACCACCTGGACTTTTTTTACTTATAAAATTAACGCCAGCGTGACCGGAGAAAACCGCCAATTTCTGTTTTATATTTAAATTATTGATTTTTATGAATAATTCTTTCTGTGTGATTTGATGGTGATCACATCAAGACGAGACTGAGTCAATGTAGAAGACAAGATTGACGTTTTTGACGAGAGGTAATTAACAAAAATAACGGTTCAATCCGTGCAATCTTTGATTTCACACAATTACAGACGTAAGTTCGCGGCGTATGATTCGCATCATTAATAAAAATATTTCTCATTAACAATACGATTGCGTGTGGCTACGATGAAATTGTCTGATTTAAATGCGGGAGAGTCCGGCCTTATTCTGGCGCTCAATGGGCTTTCTACCGATGTACGAAAAAAACTCATGGTGATGGGATTGTTGCCAAACACTCAGGTGACACTGATTCGCCGCGCTCCGATGGGTGACCCATTACAGGTTGAAGTGCGCGGTGTGTCCATTGCGGTACGTGAAAGTATTGCCGCAGCGATTGATGTGGAGAAAGCGTGATGCAGTATAACGTTTTAACCGTTGGTAACCCGAACAGTGGCAAAACCACCCTGTTTAATGGTCTGACTGGCGCTAAGCAGCAAGTCGGAAACTGGGCTGGTGTGACGGTGGAAAAAAAGACGGGTCGTTACCAGCATTCTGGTGATGAGTTCCGGCTCACCGATCTTCCGGGCATTTATGCACTCGACAGTGGCAATGACAGCAACAGCATTGATGAGTCCATTGCGTCACGCGCGGTGCTCACCCATCCAGCCGACCTGATTATCAACGTGGTTGATGTGACTTGTCTGGAACGCAGCCTTTATATGACATTACAACTGCGTGAGCTTGGCCGCCCGATGGTGGTGGTACTGAACAAAATGGATGCGCTCAAGCGTGAGCGTCAGACCATTGATGTGAAAAAGCTCGAGAAAGCGATTGGTTGTCCGGTGTTCACACTGTCTGCCAATAACAAAGGTCAGGTTCGTCAATTTAAAGAGAAACTTCACAAAGTTGTGGTGCAGGGCATTGCCCTTGAACAGCTGGATTTAAATTACGGTGATGACTTTGAAGCGTCAATCGCTCGCCTCGCTCCGCTGTTTTCGGATCAGGAAGTTTCTGCTCGCGCTCTGGCGATTCGCTCACTGGAAAACGATCTGTTGGTGATCAACAGCCTCGAGCAAACTTACCGCGAGCAGATCGCTAACGAACAACGCCTTTGTGCGATGGATATCGACCTTCATGTCGCCGATTGTAAATACACCTATCTACATCAACTCTGCCAGAAAGTGCGTCGCAGCGAAGGTAAATTGAGCCACAGCTTTACGGAAAAAGCGGATCGCTTTGTCCTCAATAAGTGGATTGGTGTGCCATTCTTCTTCGTGGTTATGTACCTGATGTTTATGTTCTCCATCAATATTGGCAGTGCTTTTATCGACTTCTTCGATATCGGGGTTGGTGCGTTGCTGGTGGATGGTGGTCACTATCTGTTGGATGGGCATCTGCCGGTCTGGCTGGTCACCATTCTGGCTGATGGTATCGGCGGTGGTATTCAAACCGTGGCAACCTTTATTCCGGTGATCGCCTGTTTGTATCTGTTCCTGGCGGTGTTAGAAAGTTCAGGTTACATGTCGCGCGCGGCGTTTGTGCTGGATAAAGTGATGCAGAAAATCGGCCTGCCGGGCAAAGCATTTGTCCCGCTGGTACTCAGCTTTGGCTGTAACGTGCCTGCGATCATGGCAACGCGAACGCTTGATCAAGAGCGTGAACGCAAGTTAGCCGCATCTATGGCTCCGTTTATGTCGTGTGGTGCGCGTCTGCCGGTATACGCACTCTTTGCCGCAGCGTTCTTCCCGGAAAGCGGCCAGA
It contains:
- the znuB gene encoding zinc ABC transporter permease subunit ZnuB; its protein translation is MIEFLLPSVLAGIGIALIAGPLGSFVVWRRMAYFGDTLAHASLLGLALGFLLDINLYLAMLVCCLGLAVILVTMQRQQLVATDTLLGILAHSSLSLGLIAVSFLDNVRIDLMSYLFGDLLAVSPSDLIFIWSGVIAVGIAVYLFWRPLLSTSVNEELAQVEGINTDLMRLILMLLIGLVIAVGMKFVGALIMTSLMIIPAATARRLARTPEQMALFASSIGIFCVLSGLTLSWQFDTPAGPSVVVSATAMFMLSHFFKRT
- the znuC gene encoding zinc ABC transporter ATP-binding protein ZnuC, which encodes MSPLIELQDICVEFDQRRVLDNVSLSIDRGKITTLIGPNGAGKSTLVRVLLGLHSQDSGTITRAKNLKIGYVPQKLKLNDTLPLTVKRFLQLAGKYSKQELNDALRLVGAEHLLNFDMHKLSGGENQRILIARALLQRPDLLVLDEPAQGVDVQGQIDLYDLINTIRLRFGCAVFMVSHDLHLVMAKTDDVICLHHHICCSGAPADITQHPSYIALFGHRSRETLAFYHHHHDHHHHDLAGQPVKGDAQQCSHHSHGHHQHD
- the znuA gene encoding zinc ABC transporter substrate-binding protein ZnuA, whose product is MLTRFALLTVLVTASCSAWASDILTSIKPIQMITHELTAEVSEPDVLLSANASPHDYALRPSDVKRIHQASLVIWFGPDLEPFLEKVLSSHPNVLTLSSIPDLNLRAYSAEELEHGHDDGHHHHGTHDPHFWLGIEQAKQVAAAIAQRLSETDPEHAKQYASNLERFLQQADETDSAIRTQLADVKSVPYYVFHDAYDYFEQRYGLNNLGHFTVSPDRKPGAKTLIAIRKSLAENQAKCVFSEPQFQPAVIETVVRGSHAHIGVLDPLGTQVPVKAGSYFAFLHQLSDSYAQCLSQ
- a CDS encoding helix-turn-helix domain-containing protein; the protein is MSRLLLLLSLLSALFTFAINAQDKSPSIFYPLPTLSQGKVFIAQDLFLGDEGGIWIHDVHGRVVFYDGQNVLPRRGSLLAGNPQQLAYAQNAFWTFMDNELYRTVPPGEPELVFSLTPGITIEKIGASAGYIWLTDETHFYTYHIATGEFQTYSLMTLFQLNQASKVVVNDAQMIYTKWVLATNAGVYLSNGQSFSHVQRSGKDYVETMFMSRRRDQLVVGTDDGALLIDINHPEQEPQKVGNAPVFSIVETESEYWIGTDNGLLVHSVETGNTVKLEGNNADDYGLSSGRIYSLVNDKQGGIWIATDKGIRYFSRFSQKFTRVLNRDIDAPSLETEIKHLFSINQGRQFLMSRSDGLYLIHFLKGFRKQRIYPDGVNDLVQTGEQLWLATNQGLYSYILNRSEGAVAVNSNDLLRKPIQHLELDSNSVLWGSSDSSLWSLNLKSGEVTDYGSDWMSAAAKTSKVTALKATKSSGLLIGTDHGIYTLANQQISYDKASAAYGANIDIEESASGEVWFISTYGAFRRHFLHPETGIEPLPLIDDNIRLKCILKTSEGMWLGSSKGITLYDPNGAIKKHFGTPYGLVSNELRTGVCTSGRSSVSETLLFSSTLGLVKASAKELAESTLPPSPLIFSQISVDYRPLRVGSRNAEQIALTYGSPVSFQFGALPEARSQMLEFRLNNEQWQPLEGTQLALDQLMPGEYLLSIRSANAYLMPPQSDSLSFTVLKPWYLSNLAITIYAVGFIAIVILFSWWRSRIISSMNRELKEQVVLKTNQMRHQSKAVLSNNQQLRKQIQVRHLWLEKLLRGMKPSLMALIRQAQSGQVQELKLTAETLLADFEQLHVLGKDDHPQLAQHDMLDVIDTVLAGWVTEFAAAGIKVERHCTEALPAAALKHWGVDIIFNTLFAHAIKRLYRNQTLTIQCRVREQRIVIALIDCGDAGADLSSLMVASGDNQTVSLNQLVEVSGGELVVFSSSERNLVELSWPQACDEEQTEQSALSAVTSSDLEDKQWLAKVDMLIAKHYADAEFSTSEAAKQLFVSERSLQRRFKTVTDKTFKEYLTEYRLERACQFLLEGAKVSQVAFDCGFNDPSYFSQRFKHHFGLSPTQFIEDKELV
- a CDS encoding FeoA family protein, yielding MKLSDLNAGESGLILALNGLSTDVRKKLMVMGLLPNTQVTLIRRAPMGDPLQVEVRGVSIAVRESIAAAIDVEKA
- the feoB gene encoding Fe(2+) transporter permease subunit FeoB gives rise to the protein MQYNVLTVGNPNSGKTTLFNGLTGAKQQVGNWAGVTVEKKTGRYQHSGDEFRLTDLPGIYALDSGNDSNSIDESIASRAVLTHPADLIINVVDVTCLERSLYMTLQLRELGRPMVVVLNKMDALKRERQTIDVKKLEKAIGCPVFTLSANNKGQVRQFKEKLHKVVVQGIALEQLDLNYGDDFEASIARLAPLFSDQEVSARALAIRSLENDLLVINSLEQTYREQIANEQRLCAMDIDLHVADCKYTYLHQLCQKVRRSEGKLSHSFTEKADRFVLNKWIGVPFFFVVMYLMFMFSINIGSAFIDFFDIGVGALLVDGGHYLLDGHLPVWLVTILADGIGGGIQTVATFIPVIACLYLFLAVLESSGYMSRAAFVLDKVMQKIGLPGKAFVPLVLSFGCNVPAIMATRTLDQERERKLAASMAPFMSCGARLPVYALFAAAFFPESGQNVVFALYLLGIVAAVFTGWVLKKTLFPGSSDNLVMEMPDYEVPTLQNVLIKTWQKLKRFVLGAGKTIVIVVAILSFLNSVGTDGSFGNEDSDNSVLSKAAQVVTPVFEPIGINHDNWQATVGIITGIFAKEAVVGTLNNLYTSAQGDDAEYDLIGSLQDAVMSIPENLMGLNFSDPLGIEVGDLSDSASVAQDQEVDASIFGNLNNHFVTGYAAFSYLIFILLYTPCVAAMGAYVREFGTRYARFIAVWTMGLAYASAALFNQAAHFSESPVTSASWIGGILLGCALVYSLLKRAGRKQQRLEVQMA